The following are encoded together in the Planctobacterium marinum genome:
- a CDS encoding DUF3718 domain-containing protein, translating into MKKLILTAVAAGTLVLSSGAFAMDSDLEKKLVAVCKAVKSDSNLNLHTTLKETRLRADSVVEGLMCNGEDVITFAKLNGANNTADLLLKRSGNSGKIVVIEDLAKN; encoded by the coding sequence ATGAAAAAGTTAATCTTAACCGCAGTAGCAGCAGGCACATTGGTTTTATCTTCAGGCGCTTTTGCCATGGATAGCGACCTTGAGAAAAAACTGGTAGCCGTTTGTAAAGCCGTTAAATCAGACAGCAACCTTAATTTACACACCACACTGAAAGAAACCCGCTTAAGAGCCGATTCAGTGGTGGAGGGGTTAATGTGTAATGGTGAAGACGTGATTACCTTTGCTAAGCTTAACGGCGCTAATAATACCGCTGATTTGCTGCTAAAGCGTTCAGGTAATTCCGGCAAAATCGTTGTTATTGAAGACCTGGCGAAAAACTAA
- a CDS encoding thermonuclease family protein, producing MHITHLNKFAVALAIKLLLLVQSCSPDPDDKLVVKRVVDGDSLIITENGSERTLELVFVDAPEREQPFGREAKAFLESLLLNKAINLSESGEVLLGEQNVNKALLQAGMAWLSPQTQNYQQQFSFSEAQSEAMNSAAGLWSLSHELRIPPWVWREQSKHPSRPKQRPLQHRINDNANDTGNGNDN from the coding sequence ATGCATATAACCCATCTCAATAAGTTTGCCGTTGCGCTCGCCATCAAGCTGTTACTGCTTGTACAGAGTTGTAGCCCCGACCCTGACGATAAACTCGTGGTTAAACGAGTGGTAGATGGTGACTCACTAATCATTACAGAAAATGGCAGCGAAAGAACTTTAGAGCTTGTATTTGTTGATGCGCCAGAGCGAGAACAGCCCTTCGGTCGCGAAGCTAAAGCGTTTCTGGAGTCACTGCTACTAAACAAAGCGATTAACCTTTCTGAATCTGGCGAAGTGTTGCTGGGCGAGCAAAACGTAAATAAAGCACTATTACAAGCAGGAATGGCCTGGCTCTCGCCACAAACACAAAATTATCAGCAACAATTCAGTTTCAGCGAAGCTCAAAGTGAAGCCATGAATAGTGCTGCTGGTTTGTGGTCTTTGTCTCATGAACTGCGCATTCCACCATGGGTGTGGCGTGAGCAAAGCAAACATCCGTCTCGTCCCAAACAGCGACCTTTACAGCATCGCATTAATGACAATGCAAACGACACAGGAAACGGCAATGATAACTAA
- a CDS encoding TlpA family protein disulfide reductase: MITNNALSVLPQELHTSKSSLSSFTRLFLSVMLFCALYFGLSTSASANTPLPDIELRDFHSGETLSKADLQGKVVYLDFWASWCKPCKKSFPFMNELNAKYSNQEFKIVAVNLDEFAEDAQQFLSEIPAEFKIYSDPDKQLAEALQLPGLPVAFVIDKQGNIRGRHIGFNERKKNKKIQQIEHLIGL; this comes from the coding sequence ATGATAACTAACAATGCCCTCTCAGTTTTGCCCCAGGAGCTTCATACTTCAAAGAGCTCCCTAAGTTCTTTTACCCGTTTATTTTTAAGTGTAATGCTTTTTTGTGCGCTGTACTTTGGCCTCAGCACGTCCGCCTCTGCGAATACGCCACTGCCAGATATTGAATTAAGGGATTTCCACAGCGGTGAAACTCTCAGTAAAGCCGATTTACAAGGCAAAGTAGTTTATCTGGATTTTTGGGCCTCCTGGTGCAAACCCTGTAAAAAATCCTTTCCTTTCATGAATGAGCTAAACGCAAAATATTCGAATCAGGAATTTAAAATTGTCGCTGTTAATCTGGATGAATTTGCCGAAGACGCGCAACAGTTTTTAAGCGAAATTCCAGCGGAGTTTAAGATATATTCCGACCCGGATAAACAATTGGCAGAGGCACTGCAATTACCCGGTCTTCCGGTGGCCTTTGTGATTGATAAACAGGGTAATATCAGAGGTCGCCACATCGGCTTTAACGAGCGCAAAAAGAATAAAAAAATACAACAAATTGAACACTTGATAGGTCTGTAA
- a CDS encoding DUF4266 domain-containing protein, producing the protein MKKIVIILLGLLSSACVSTVEPWEKGRFAKAEMAFEPDAMQSAFHRHVYFSKEAASGGASNNGGGCGCN; encoded by the coding sequence ATGAAAAAAATCGTCATTATTTTATTGGGGCTGCTGAGCAGTGCCTGTGTCAGTACCGTTGAGCCTTGGGAAAAGGGGCGATTTGCCAAAGCGGAAATGGCCTTTGAGCCAGATGCCATGCAATCAGCATTTCATCGCCACGTGTATTTCAGTAAAGAGGCGGCATCGGGCGGAGCGTCTAACAATGGTGGAGGCTGTGGCTGCAATTAA